The nucleotide window ATTCAGACTCCGAATGCTGTTTCTCAACGCAGCTGTCACAGATGCTAAAACGAATTCTTGGCTCCGATGTTTTGTGTTCATTTCTGATCGTTGGTGGGTGATGACTTCAGACACGTCCCGGCCATTACCTGTCTGTTTTTCTCCCCTTGCCCTGGTGCAAGCAGTGAGCCGCTCCTGCCGGGACAGCCGGGTAGCCCGAGTGGTCTCCCTGCCTCCGTCAGATCCCAGCACCACCCTCCacagacccccgcccccacccccagcgttCACATGGCATTCCGACTCCAGTAACGTCATCTTCTGGCTTCCCCTCACACTCCGATTGAAAGGAAAATCCCACCCGACTGGCCCTCCACACCTCCTCAGTCTTGCTTCTTTCATCCAGCCCCACTgaccccactctctgtctcttcagtGAGTGGTGCCGCGGGCTCACTCTCGGCTTCCGGGTTAATTAGACCGGCTCTTCCTGTCCACAGTTCAcatgttcattcaacaaatacctacTGGGTGTCTCCTGTGTACCAGATATTTTAGGCAAGGGGGGTACATTGAAGTAAACGGCCGTTattgagtttatattctagtgggacAGCCAGGTAGTGGATATACAGCATGAGAGGTTGAGTACTGTGGTATATGTGTGAGggtgtgtggagggagggaatTTCACTTCGGTCATGGGAAAAGGACTCCCCGAGAAAGTGCCCTTTGAGGACAGATCTAAGGGGGTGGAAGAAAGCTATCTTGAGGTTTTCCTTGTTTGCTTGTTGGAAGTATCCCCCCACCACCGCCAATGGTACCCAAATCCATGAGAGAACTCACCTTGTTCACTCCTCTGTCTTCAGTGCCCAGAATGGGACCCAACACGTAGTAGATACACATGGACTATTTGGGGATATACAGGTGAGCCTTGGGAAGATTCCAGTCTTGATCATTGCTGCCGCCTTCATTTGCAGAGCAAGGGAGAGCTGCTGAAAGAGTCACACTCTTATAAAGCAGGTCACACCTTCCTTCTATACCACTTCTGAAAGCTTAGTCCTCGAAGGGACTCATTTGAGGAAGCTGAGATTCTGGTTCCTACACAAGTCAAACTGGAAGATTCTGACCAGATGGGATTTCATAAGAGGATGTGTGATGCCAGAGGAAACAGTTGCTTCTGACAACCAGGATTATAATTTATGAGAGGATGGGGGCTGAAGAGGAAGGACGTCAGGACCCAGGGTGGGGGGGCTGCGGGCTTTCTGGGCCACCGCCGGCCACAGTGGCACAAAGATGTCTTTTGTTGTGTTGGTTACTACACGGATGAGCTGTCACAACACATGGCTTTGTGTCTGCTCACCAACCAGGTGAACCAGGCAAATCATTTAATTTCCAGTGTTAGACAGTTATTCTGACACTTGTTGAAACAGGTGGAGGACTTTATTCAAGACTTATCCCAAGGGGGGTGAGAAATAGAGGTCAGCTCGAAATGCAGCAAAGGTAGCTGGGGGTTTATAAGCAAGGAGcggagtgtgggggggggggggcagtgaatGGCCAATTATGGAGAAGACACATCAAGGGTAGGGGGTTCTTGCTAAACTGGCCTGACAGGATTCTTGCTCAAGGCAGGCCTACCACTTAGACATcaaaggtgggggatggggaactTGGTCAGTCGGGAGCTGATTTCAGACTCTTGTTGAAACAAGActcttgcggggcgcctgggtggctcagtcggttaagcggctcaggtcatgatcttgcggtccgtgagttcgagctccgtgtcgggttctgtgctgacagctcggagcctggagcctgcttcggattctgtgtctccctctctctctctgaccctcccccgttcatgctctgtctctctctgtctcaaaaataaataaatgttaaaaaaaaaaaaaaaaagaaagaaagaaacaagactcTTGCAAGGATGGGTAGGGACACCTAAGTAGAATTTGGTCAAGGGGAGATCTTTGTcggcctcactttcttcatctgataAAGGGGACAATGATGCCAGTGCAACTCACCCACAAGGCCATTTTGGAATAAAGTCAGCCGAAAGATAATAAACAAACCCTACGTGGCTGCACAAatgtggtggggggcggggggagggtgatGTTATAAAGCTGGGCCTCCCACGTTAAGTAGAACATGCAACTTGGAAAGACCTCGATGAACTTCTGTTGAAGTAGTCTACCCTTCCTCCTCACTCTCTACACCCCTACGCCCGTGGCGTTGAATTCATCCGGCAACGGTTAGCTGATATGAGGAGGAAGGCGGAGCCGGTGGTAAGGGGAGCACGGATTTCGGAATCGGTTCTGGAAAGAATCTGAAGACAGAGGGTGGCATGGAAGAAGGGGCAGATGGCAGTGCCCAAGCCACTGCAGCTGGTCCTTATACTGAAAGCTTCCTCCCATGACCGTGACATGGTACTTGAAAGAAGACCTTTGTGTCAGTGAGGGCTAGTTTTGaagcagggggagaaggagagttTATTGGGACAACCGGCCCATCTTTCAGGGGAAATCAAAttgtatccccattttacatcATACTTCAAAAGAAGCACAAGGCAAATAGCAATATGAAGCCTAAGAACAAAACCAtaagggctctgggctgacagtgtggagccggcttggggttctctctccttctctctctgcccctcctccacttgcacacacgtgcacgcactctctctctcaaaataaataaataaacatttttgttaaaaagatagtaccttaaaaaaaaaaaagagtatattccttccaacagggggctcgaactcatgaccctgagatccagatcTACCAACCGAGCCAaacaggtgcccccaaaggatGTATTCCTAAGGTATAAACAACACTTACAAAACTGTAAAAAAGATGAGCGCCATAAGAGAAAAATGGCCAcaagagaagatatttttaacGGCCAACAGATAAATGGAAGAACTCCCCACTTATCAGGAATGTCCATAAAACCAGAAGATTGAAAAcacttatttaaaacattttgaccAAGAACTTGGGACTATTACTATTACAGTAGCAGCATGATTTACCTTGCACCTAAATTCTaagatattctattttattttattttattttaaaaatttttttttaatgtttatttacttttgagacagagagagacagagcacgaatgggggagggtcagagagagggagacacagaatctgaaacaggctccaggctctgagctgtcagtacagagcccgatgcggggctcgaactcatggaccgtgagatcatgacctgagccaaagtcggccacttaaccgactgagccacccaggcgcccctgagatattttaaatgaaaggcCCTCCCCTAACTGTATATAAACTAGAAGAATTCCTTTGGAGAGGTCGGGCTTCCATGCAAAGATAAAAGTGATCATAATTAGCACTTTCAAGCCAATAAACATCTCTTCAGTTCTTACTTGTTCTCAAGCTTAAGAACCTCAAGgtaaaatggatttatcacatcTTCTCATAGGTAATATAAAGTTTGGCCGAGCTCTTGAAAGAATAACACCTACGCACAAATTCCAAAGCAAATGGACGGGTTGCCACCGTCTTTGGAAACTTCCATTGATTCTGACCCCCAGGCTGGGTGAACCTGGGTGAGGCtggaatcgtgagatcatgaggGTACACGGCAGCAGAACTGACCCTGTGATTGTACGTTCCTCGCTGTGCTTATATAAACAGCTGTGGGTATTGCCTGCGCACACACGTGTCTTAGGAGGAAAAAGAATCCGAGATGAAGGGCATCAAGACACGATTTGAATTTCACCGTTGAAGGGAAAGGGGCATCAATCGCTGGCTGGAAACGCGGCAGCTGGGCTGGTAGGAACTCTTCACCCAGGAAAGCCTTCCGCCAAAATAATACGAGGGACAATTGAATATCCCTTGTTAAAGATCAACTTTCCCATGGAGCAAAAAGAATGCCAGGGCAGTGAGACAAAAGCCATGCATCTTAATCATGAGTGTCATTCATAAAACGCCCTTTGTCTATTCAGGGCGATTTTAGTGCTTGGCTCTGTGGGCCAAGAAtagaaaagaacaagaaggaatTTTTTATCAAGTTTACGCTTTCAATGAGCTGAACTTTCCATGAAAGAATTCAAACCAACTTCATTcagtacttgattttttttttttttaaagcaagggtgttttgttttgtaaagttGGAAGGTACCATATAGTAAATGGTTTTGCTAAGCAGCCtccagaaaacatttgtaaaattcaTGATTTGTTAACTGTTCAAAcctggaggggaagaaaaggggtataggggtgtgtgtgtgtgtgtgtgtgtgtgtgtgtgtgtgtgtgtgtgtgtgtttaataaggACAACTTGCCTGGCAAAGGGATATCTCCCTCTTACATTCAACATTGGTCTACCACCAGAGTCATAAATCCTGGTGGGAGCCCATcgctggccccacccccaccccagcaagcAGCCAGGAGGGGAGGCTACTTGCACGAAGGTATTCAGCTATTGCTAACTAGTGAAAGccatttccgccccccccccccagatgaaaaaataaatgtatatgcttAGGGGGCTCAACCAAAGCCATAGATAGGCAGCCCTGGATTAGGACTCCAGATGCAAAGAGAAGGCTCACAGAACAAGCGAATTTACTCTTGAGACTTTCTCCCTCTATGCATCAGCAAAGAAGCtatgatcaaatatttattagctgTGCCTTTGGCTGGGCTCTCTAAGCATAGGGAGAAATAAGGTATCTTAAGGCAAGGTCTGGATTGCTAACTTGAGCACTGCCTGGATACAAACATCAACTCTTTAATTACACAAAGAAGCCTCCAAGCACCCCAGCCCCTCTTGCTCCTAGGACGTGTGTTTGCTTAGTTTGCAACTGTATTTAGTCATGGAATTTCCAGAGCCACTCTGAGTATGGGGAGGGAGCCCGTGGCCAATGAGTCAGATTTTTAACTCATGAAAAGGGTTATTTGATGAGTTGAGGTGATGCCCTTGCTTGGTCGTGATTTAGTCTGGATCATTGAGACAGAGGTTAAAGAAAAGGCCACTGTTGTTATCTgttccactcccccaccccacctttgtGTGGAATTCAACCTGCTATCCCACCCCACCCATCCCCTGCTCCTCTGAAAACCTTTCTGGTTTGTACAACAGGGTCATTCATTCAATGTTAAAGCAGAAAAACCCCAGCCTGGGGCACCGAGGTCCCTCATTAGTTTAGCTCTCTGTGCACTAAGAATCCTATTGGCTACCTCAGCACGTTACATACATTACTATCTCCCATAGATAGTAACCTCAACTATAAACTAAGAAGTTGACCTCACCTATGAGGTCCGTGGTCAGAGGCAATGGTTCTCCTCATTCAAGGAGACAACAgtctcaaaattaaatggaaaGCAAGCTTGATTTTTATGGATGGAGATCTCCTTCTGGACATTATGATTCAGAATGTTTAAGATAGAGCCTGCAAATTGGTATTTTTAGAAGTCTTTCCACGTGactctaattaaaaatttttccaggTCTAAATGATATTCTAGCAACCCGAATGCATTCGTTCATTGTATGAAACGACACCAGGAAGAACCTGGTTCATTACTGAAAAGGCAAGGTCTATATCCCTCCTGTTACCGCAGTGGGGAAGGGCTGGCGGCTtcaccattttgtatttttatctcccTTTACCTTGCTATGGAGACAACCAGGTCCTTGTATGTAACAGAGGTACAGCAAGGAGAGTGGTTTGTGGTAAGCTGGAAAGAtgaccctccccccaaaaacaaTCCCCAAAAGAAATggtaaagaaaataatctgattGTAGCTGGCCAGTTAGGTCTGCCCACACAATTTCTACCTTTAGCTCTGACccagtctttcttttttagcTAGCACGGCCCGGCCAGAAGATGACATTATGACACCAGGTGTGGAAGATGGCATGGTGACCCTAGGTGCAGAAGACAATGTGGTGACCACAGGTGCCGGTGCAGACCCTGAGGAGTCTACTGGCCCGACAGGTCTGGTGAGTGtcccaggaagagaggaagttGCCCCACAGCCATGCAACCACATGCAAGGATACTTTATGACTGGCTTAGTTCACTTTGCATAGCGTCCTTaggatttatccatgttgtgtgCATGTGAGAATGTccttcgttttttgttttgtttttttttttaattttttttcaacgttttttatttatttttgggacagagagagacagagcatgaacgggggaggggcagagagagagggagacacagaatcggaaacaggctccaggctccgaggcatcagcccagagcctgacgcggggctcgaactcacggaccgcgagatcgtgacctggctgaagtcggacgcttaaccgactgcgccacccaggcgcccctgtccttcgTTTTCAAGGCTgattattattccattgtatgtgtgtgccaCATTTTGTGCATCTGTTCATTGGTCAGTGGATGTTTGAGTTGCTTCCAACTCTTGGACCttgtgaacagtgctgctatGAAAAATGGATGTGGAAACACCTCTTCCAGATCTTGCTTTCAATCgggtatacacccagaagtgggattgatgggtcataaggtagttctatttttaatttttttggaggaACCTCTATCTTGTTTTCCATAGCGgttacaccattttacatccccgcCAACAGGATACAACgatttcagtttctccaccttCTTGCCAGTACGTTATTTACCATTCTTttgacaggagtgaggtgatcatctcatggtggttttaatttgcctttttctgatgTTTATGTTAAGACACTGAGCATCTTTCATATGCTTGTTGACCATTGTCTATCATTTCTGGGGAAAGGTCTGTGCGAGCCCTTCTGCCCATTTTGGAGTCAAGTTATTTGATTCTTTGTTGCTAAGTGGTAGGAGTTCTTTatacccttatcagatatattattggtaaatattttctcccattccacagattgcttttttactctgttgattgtGTCTTACAATGCAcgaagtttttaagtttgatggGGTCCCACTTatctaattttgcttttgttgcctgtgctgaCGAGCTTATTTGTCCAATGCCACATTGGCATGAACTTTGAAGTCAACAGAATCACTTCTAAGTCACCTTCTGTTGCTTGTTAGCTGTCTGAGTTTGGGCATGTTGTCTAATCTCTCTTGGCCTCATCCAGACTATAGGACTAATATTAGGATTGACTTTAGAGGGTTGTTTGTGGAATAAGTGAGAAGGTATTTAAAAGGCTTAGTACatagtaagctctcaataaaaTTCAGTTATTACTCTAATTGGAGGAGGGAGGGCATTGAAAGAGGATACAACATAATATGTgccaaataaaggaaaaatgccaTTTAAGTTCAGGGAGATAAAGAATTAAAGCCTAGTGACCTGGTATTTTCTAAAGAATTAAGACCCTATGGAGTCaacatttgatatttatttgtgGAGTACGTTTGGTTTTATTCCTATCCCCACTCtgtcatttctgtttgttttcttgtttcctgtttAAATTTAAgtcatcatatattttatatatttatgccaCTTTAAATCCTTTTCTGTTATAAggctgaatatatattttaaaacattaaattttatttctctgttgtcTCATTTACTTCTCCAATAGGTGCCAACAAATACAGAGAGTATAACAGACTTTCACATAGAGGATGGGCCGACTCAAGAAAGTACAGGCCATGCCAATGAAGAAAGCCAGAGCACCACAACCTTGAATGTGGTGACCAGTCACTCCATAGGTAAGAAAATCAGTCGCCCCAACAGGTATTGATCTTCTTTTGCATAATCAGTGCATTCCAAATATCCATGAACAAATCTAATGATTAGTGGTGCATATATTGGAACATAAGAGTGAATTCTGAACCAAGCCTTATGTGCTAGCTTCAGAATTCTACTTATAGGGTTGCTAAACTGAATCTGATTTATTGGGTTGCTGAACACAGCTCTCCACTTTGAATGACAACTAGTGAAAATGTCCCTAAGGGGCAAGTTAGCTACCAGTGTCATGTTGCTGACTGTTACTTGATACAATTGTACACTAAGAACTTCCCATTGACTCCCAGGAGCAGAAAACCCAAGCAACCTATGTAACCAGACTTACCAGGATTTGGGGCTGTCCTTGTGATTCATAGGTGACACCTGCAGCAATGTGAATGGAGCACTGTCTTGGGTCTTGGCCATTATTATGGGTATAGACCATCactgaaaaggaggaaaaataattgcCATTACAACTtagcaatggaaagaaaaagccTCCTATTTCTAGAGCTTTTTTAGGAGAAATTCagttgtttgggattttttttaatgtttatttatctttgagagagagagagagagagacagagagagagagagagagacagagtgtgagtgggggtgggtcagagagaggggaagacacagaatccaaagcagcctccaggctctgagctgtcagcacagagcccaatgaggggcttgaatcacgaactgtgaggtcatgacctgagccaaagttggacgctcaactgactgagccacgcaggggctcctattttagatttttttttctttatttctttatttcttttggagtagatgggggtgggagaggaaaaaaggatcCTCCAATAATTGCACTGAATGTTTGCTAATTATTTTATCTAGATGAGTGTTTCCATCTTTAAATGAAAGTCAACATAAAGACCTTACCTGAATTAATGGTTCCTCCAATCAGTTGCCCATCTGAACACTTAGAAAATTACTCTTTATTGTTCAGTATACATTTCTAGACCCTATCaccattctgtttttatttttattattttttttagaagattgtcactttctttttttttttaattttttaacattttttttatttttgagacagagagagacagagcatgaacgggggagggtcagagagagggagacacagaatctgaaacaggctccaggctctgagctgtcagcacagagcccgacgcggggctcgaactcatggaccgcgagatcatgacctgagctgaagtcggccgctcaaccgactgagccacccaggtgccccaccattctgtttttaaaaactataatgcttctgagcatttttttaattgctttatatttGTGCACAAAATGTCcatagcagcatcattcacaatggCTAGAACACGAGAGCAACTCAGATGTCCGTCAacatgaatgaatacacaaaatgtggtatatacatttaatgaactaatattcagcctttaaaaggaagaaaattctgacacatgctacaatatggatgaagcttgaggacattatgctaactgGAACATACCAGTCACctaaagacaaacactgtatgattccacttatatgaggtactaGACTGCCtagagtcaaattcatagagacagaaagtaggagggtggctgccaggggcttgggggaaggagagagtgaggagtTGGTTTAATGGCTATGGGGTGTCAGTTTTGTGAGATTGGAAGAGTCCTGGAGATggatggcagtggtggtggcaCAAGAGCGAATGTGTTTCATGCCAATGAACTGGCTATTTAAAGATGG belongs to Felis catus isolate Fca126 chromosome C1, F.catus_Fca126_mat1.0, whole genome shotgun sequence and includes:
- the PDPN gene encoding podoplanin isoform X3, producing the protein MTPGVEDGMVTLGAEDNVVTTGAGADPEESTGPTGLVPTNTESITDFHIEDGPTQESTGHANEESQSTTTLNVVTSHSIEKIGEDTETTVEKDGLATVTLVGIIVGVLLAIGFIGGIIILVARKMSGRYSP
- the PDPN gene encoding podoplanin isoform X1 produces the protein MWKVPVLLLVLGSAWLWIPAGGASTARPEDDIMTPGVEDGMVTLGAEDNVVTTGAGADPEESTGPTGLVPTNTESITDFHIEDGPTQESTGHANEESQSTTTLNVVTSHSIEKIGEDTETTVEKDGLATVTLVGIIVGVLLAIGFIGGIIILVARKMSGRYSP
- the PDPN gene encoding podoplanin isoform X2, which gives rise to MWKVPVLLLVLGSAWLWIPAGGASTARPEDDIMTPGVEDGMVTLGAEDNVVTTGAGADPEESTGPTGLVPTNTESITDFHIEDGPTQESTGHANEESQSTTTLNVVTSHSIEKIGEDTETTVEKDGLATVTLVGIIVGVLLAIGFIGGIIILVARKMSGRP